TGATGTCTTCATGGATGAACCTGACTGTGCACAAAGTCATTCTTAGCCCAGAGCTATTTCCCCTGAGCAGATTCATTATAGATccacataaataaatgtagatgTGCAGCAGTCACACTGTGAGCTACGTCTATGACATTATACAGTTTGATTGTCTCCACCTCACTGTCACAGCACCTTGTGAATGAGTGTCACAGAGTGATTGTGCTGGTTTCTCAGCAGTGATACATACTGTACTTCAGTTAAGTTACCTCTCTTAACTTTGGCACGTTTGAAATCTATTTCCTCATAGATGGCGGGAGACAGCTGTTTATTGTCACTCTCAGCAAGTTCTGTGAAGGATAAAGACACAAATGTTATTATGTATGAAGTTTAAAACCGACCTGAGACatagatatacagtatataaacaaTCTGAGACATAGATAGCTGTGGGACCCCTTCTTCAATAATAAAGAAATCAGAGgttaacagaaaataaaatccaGAAGAGAGAGTGACACGCTGTACAAAGAATCATTTAGCAGTCAAAGTGTTACTAATGGAGAAAACCCCCTGCTCTATAAATTATCAATTGACCAAAAATTAGTAAGACAAATGAAATCTAAATGATTTTATAAACTACTGTCCTACCTCTTGTCAGGACCCAGTTCCTGTAGACCAGTCTAACCACCAGCAGCAGAAGTACTGAGATCAGAAGCCCAAGAACCACTGAGGACACTGTTGGGTCAGACTGGTCTGTTTGCGTCTCAGTAACTGTGGGAGGTCCAGTGACATCTGGGGTGATTTCTGTGACACCTACAGGAATGATATTGGTGCTTATTACTGTCAGGTTAAGGGAAAGAATAAGTATTTTAGCCTCATATTTAATAACTACAAAACCACACTATCAGAGAGGATGCAGGAATGTACTTCCTGGCCTCACCTGCACAGGTGACCCCTGCGTCCTGCCTGTGTGAGCAGTCACTCTGCTTCAGTGAGTAAGAGCAGTGCCACAGGTGCAGCTCACTGCCCTTGCAGTTCACCTCATCCAGCCAGATGGCGCCGTCACCCCTCCCGAAGCGTCCGCCCCCTTCTGCCCCGAGAGCCGGCCCACAGCCCAACTGCCTGCACACCACCATGGCGTCACGCAGGTCCCAGGAGTCGTCACACACGGTCCCCCAGGAGCCGCTGTGATACACCTCCACCCTCCCAGAGCAAGTGTCTGTACCCCCTGTCAGTCTCAGGGGCAGACGGTCTAGTGGGGACACAGGAGACAGCTGAGGTTATTTAGAGCGGAACTCAGAGGGGACAGTACATTTAATACATACATCATTTCCCGAATGAAAACAGGGATTAGATGCAATAATCACATCAATCTCCACTTTAATCCTCAGTGATAATAAAATAGTTACTTTAATTCTCATTCTTTGTATCATTCATGACTGCATTATATATGGTGTAATAATTCCCTCTATGTTTCAAAGGCTTTTAAAACATATACATACTATAAATCTGCAAATGAATCAAGCAAGAAACTTACTGGTACAGAAGTTCAGATCAGAAGAAGATCTGCAGAGCATGAAGTCTGATGGAGATTTCAGCTTTTCAGCATCTACAATAATCAGCAAGATAGAGAAATAAAACATGGTTCATGGAACTTATGAACATACAACAATAAAGAGGCAGAATTTAGCTTCACCTGAGCAGCTTGTTCTGGCAGCTTCTGAGCAGCCATTTGGCCCTTTGGAGGATGATGGACACTGCCAGAGTGATGTGTCATGGGATCGACATTTTCCAAAGTCCAGCCCTTTCAGGTCAGGACTGAGCCTGGATATTGTCTTAGTGACTGTCCCCTTGTCTCCGCAGCCTAAGTGGCGACAGATGACAGCTACTGTTGGTTGTTCCAGACCATCAAAGCACACACTTGCCCAGGTGCCATTGTAGTAGACCTCTGTGTGGCCAGAACATCCTTCAGACAGACGCAGCTCCTTGTGCTCTGTGGTGAAAGACACACAAGGAACGTGAACCATTATTGTTCAGTGTTTACAGAAACCACTGGACACTGTCTGTCTTTAAAGTGACAGAATGCAGTTTCATACAGAGCTGGATCTGCTTTACCTGAACACACAACACCCACATCCTGCTTGTGCCCACAGTCcttccccccccactccactgaGGGACAGTCCCACAGGGACGACTCGTTCCCCACACAGCCCAGCTTGCTTAGCCAGATGGGTCCAGTCCCTGGGCCAAAGTAAGTGGGTACAGGGATCTGCCCACTGAGGGCTGTCCCACAACGGAGCTGCCTGCACACCACCTGAGCCTCAGGCAGAGCCCAGGACTCATGGCACACTGTCCCCCAAGAGCCCCTGTGGAAGACCTCCAGCCTCCCTGCACAGTCACTGCCTCCCCCCACCAGCCTGAGGGACCTGTGGTCTGGGAGAGAAGACAGAGTGAGGAAGGAAGATCTACCAACCCAGGGAGCTCACATGACAACATTCATGCTGTGAATCAAGAGTAACACGCACATGTGAACTCAAGGTCAGTACATCTAGGTGTCCTAATGTCATAAAATGTTCCATTTTTCTAGCAAGGATTCATGAATTAAAAAGTTACAAGTATTTCTCTGAAACAGCCATAACACATCCTGCTGACACAGATCCCACTGATGTGGAGAAACTCACTGGAGCAGACCATGGACACCTGGTCACTGGGGCGGCAGTTGAGGACATGTGGAGGTCTGCATTTCCCCAGGTGAGACTCAGTTCCTGAGCAGTGAAAGCCTGTCACACACTTGTCACTGTCCCCTGTCCTTGACAGGTATGATCTGTAGATATTTGTTGCAGAgccacagcccagctgtctgCAGACCACAGATGCATCAATGAAGCTCCAGGACTCTTGGTGAACCTTCTGCCAGGTCTGGTTGTAGTAAACCTCCACCCAGCCCTCACAGTCACTCCCTCCAGACAGCAGCCTGACACCCCCATCAGAGGAAGAAGGGGTTGAACCTGTGAAAAAATTGATAAGAAGGACCCTAATGAAGTAGGAGAGTCTCCATGCTGTGGAGTTTAATTGCTATTTATGGTAATATTTGCTCCGTCTCTCTGGACTATAACTGACTTGTCAGTCCTCACCAGTGCAGACGACTCCTGTATCCTGCCCATGAGAACAGGCTGTTCGTCTCCATGGGGACACTGCACACTGGGAGAGGCGAGTCTCATTCCCCTGACAATGAAACACATCGGGCCAGATgggcccagtgccccccccaaaccaggcCTGTCCCAGGGCAGCCACAGCGCCCCCACATTTCAGCTGCTGGCACAGGACAGTGGCGACTCTCATGTCCCATGATGCATCACACAATGTTCCCCATGTTCCATGGTACCTCATCTCCACTCTACCAGAGCAGTGGTCAGGACCATCCCTCAGCCTGAACCGTGTGTATCCTGGGAGCAGCATGAAGAGAGAGAGCGAAGAATGAAGATGAGAtacactgaaatgtcactcagataataataataacagagtGAGGGTGTCTGAGAGCAATGATACTCTTACCAGAACACACCAGGCCCACATCATTCTCATGGCCGCAGGTCCTGTTATGTGTCATTTTGGGACAGAAAACAAGATGAGACTCGTTTCCCTGACACTGAAACTCCTCAGACCacacccctccctctccctgaccAAAGGCAGCTCCCCCCAGCAGCTGTGCAGGTTCCCCACAGCCTAGTGATCTACAGACCACCTCAGCGTCCTGCCAGTCAAAGTCAGCGTTACACACTGAGCCCCAGGTTCTTCCGTGCTGAATCTCCACTCTCCCAGAGCACATGTGACTCCCTCCTATCAGCCGAATCCCTCGATGGCCTGAGATGGAAACAGACATGCTAATTTGCTTTTGTTAATTTACTGTGAAACACCTTTAATATAGAGGTAGCCTTTGATTCAACATTAAAGTTTCCACCATTATGATTAAgccaaaataaaaagtatattaccagattaatgtaatgtaaagaAATGCAGACTTTTGTTATACATTGCGACACTTCAGACATTGACAATTCAGGTACAGAACCATATACTCAGGTTTATgtgtaacataaaatattagcaTCCATGGAACTTGTTTACAACTTGTTTGCTAATAATATTACGCAGAAAGCAGTCGTCTCTGGTCGCCATTCTGAAAATCCTTGCAAACATGGGCCGATCCCTTAATGTTATTGACTTTAATTAACCTTTGATGCATCATTAAGATTTCTAACTTTACGattaatgcaaaataaattgTGTATTATCAGCTTGATGCAATGTAAAGAAATGCAGACTTTTGTAATACATTGGGCCACTTCAGATATTAACAATGCTGGTACAGAACCAGACACTCAGTCCAAGTGTCACACTGAATGTAAACATGAACGGCtgaaaggttaaaaaaaataaaaagtcaaCTCCTTTTAATCATATTCTGTCACTCAAAGCTCCGGCTCCATTCAGCTGTTCAATGCCATTGAATCTATTGAatctataatatttatattgcaAATGTAAAATTTTCATCTACATACATTTTCCCTGCACCATTTCTCCAGTGTTGGATCACAGCCTTTTCTATACCACACACACCAATAGGCAGAGTGCAGCCAGGAGGGGAACTCGATTTGTCCCTACAGAACCCAAACATAATCCACCCATTCTAACAAcgacacactatgggcaattaaGAAATATTTTGCATTACCACATGTTTTTAGACTGAAGAATAAATGAGAGAATCAGGTAGAGAAATGATAATTTTATATTAACTTTACATCTTCAGTTATGTGTCTGCAAAGTGCCATAATGCACAGCTCACTGTACGATGAACTCTAGGAGGAAATGGAGTCAAGTTCTATTACAGTGTGTAGGTATTGCCAGAGAAATGATAATTGGCTGCAAAGACTCAATATTGTTGCATGATTTTGGAAACATGGAACTAGGCAAATGCAAATAGATACGAATTTCACTGAAATGGCTGAATGAATCAGGAAAGTTGACTAATGATACATATTTGTCATAAAAAGCGTGACATTTTACATAACCTCATTCAGTCGTATATGACTCCCACCTGTGTACTGTAATTGATGGATTTCTTCAAAAAGTACCTCAGCTTtaataatgtaatttttttgcaATTTCTCAATTCAGATTCTAATCCAATGCTGAGATGTTCAGTTATCAATGTATTTGATCCAACAAGGCAAACATTCAGGTCCTTCAAAAAATTCTAATGCTCCACAGCCTATTTCTGTTGCTGCCATGATGCAGATATTGTATGATGTGATTCTTACCTGTGAAAATGACTTGACCAATATCATCGGAAAGTATCTGAGCTTCAATAAAGTAATTATTCTTacaattgattaatttattttctaaTCCGTTGCAGAAATGTTCACTTATCAATATATTGCTTTGAGTATAAGCTAAATATTCAGGTCCTCCAAGGGATTCCAATGGTCCACAGCCCATATCTCTGCCTGCCACTTTGAGAGGATTTTGAAGGTCATCTACACTAGTAAAATATGGTCCTGTTGTCCACCATTTTCCCCACAGATACACCTGCACTGTTCCAGCACAAGGACTGCCTCCATCCACCATTCTCACATAATCAGGACCTaaaggaaatttaaaaaattaaactgtgaaacaGAACAACCTTCATCTTTGATACATGTCACTGATGTATACATACTGAAATAAGTGGATATTATAAAATAGCAGTAACtttcaataacagaaaatgGTAAAAGTTTAAATAAGGGCAATATGTAATAGCAACAATGTTATAttgaattaataaatataaaaaccgAATACTAAACTCACCTGCACAAACCAATCCCACAGCATGGCCATGTGTGCAGTTCAGCTCTGATCTATCTGATATGAGACATTCATGTAGGAAGGATTCTTCTCCTTCACAGTTGAAGTCTTTATACCAGATGGGACCTTCTCCTTCACCAAAATGGGCCCCCTTGTGTAGAGCTGAAGGAGCCCCACAGTCCAGCTCCCTACAGACAACCTCAGCATCCTGCCAGTCAAAGTTACCATCACACACTGTAGCCCAGGACTTACTGAACTTCACCTCCAGCCTCCCAGAGCAGCGATCAGCTCCACCCACAAGCCTCACATGATCTGGAAAAGTACAATGTATGTAGATACACTTGAATCATAGAAGCTGGCTGGTCAAGCATCTTgcattgattttaaaaaaagcaacCAGAAAATCATTAAAATAACTATTATAAGAAGAGATTACTGCAtaacaaaaatgtattaatatacaCCAAACCATGTCTCTCACCTGCACAAATAATTCCAACATCAAAAATGTGAGGAATATCCATGTATCTGAAATCCAGTGATCTACACTCCCTCAGTGCAGACTCTGACCCACTGCAAGTAACATCTCTCAGCAACACCCTTCCAGAACCTTCTCCAAAGTGAGTTCTTATAGGTGCTAATACAGCAGTCCCACAGCTCAGCTGTCTACACACCACTGATGCATCATCAAGGTCCCAGTCATACTGGGCTATAGTCCCCCACTCTCCCCAGCGATACACctccactctcccagaacaAGGACTGCTTCCATTCACCAGCCTCAGGTCCTCAGGCCCTGTTAGGACACAGCCGAGCTGCTAAGACACTTCAGAAGGACCATTGGTCTAATGTTACAGTATTAATAATACAGCTGGTTACCTGTGCAGCTCAGTCTGATATTGCTGTTGTTTTTGCAGTTCTGTTCTGATGTAACAGAGGTGAGACATTCATGTAGGAAGGACTCCTCTCCTTCACAGTGGAAGTCTTTGTACCAGATGGGACCTTCTCCTTCACCAAAATGGGCCCCCTTGTGTAGAGCTGAAGGAGCCCCACAGTCCAGCTCCCTACAGACAACCTCAGCATCCTGCCAGTCAAAGTTACCATCACACACTGTAGCCCAGGACTGACTGAACTTCACCTCCAGCCTCCCAGAGCAGCGATCAGCTCCACCCACAAGCCTCACATGATCTGCAATGACACAATTAAGACTGTAAGCTTAGAGAAATAAAGCTGGAATTTAATCAATCAAAGTAAATTTTCCAATATATGGATTACAAGAAATCACCCAAAATTGCCACTCTTAAGAGATCTCTGCAGAAATTGATCTAAcatggttttgttattttgtatATCCTGTTTCATAACAATGATGGTCAGGTCTGAATTGTGGTATCTTTCAAATACTTTTCAAAGTTGACCACATAACGTACAGCTAAATCATAAGGATTAAAACAAACATTCCCCTTAGAGCTCAGCCCCATTAAACGTAGACGTCAAACCTGAGCAGATGACTGCAGCAGCCAGTGTGGGCGGTAAGTCATGCTCTCTGCCATCCAGTGATCCACACTCCCTCAGCGCAGACTCTGACCCACTGCAGGAAACATCCCCTAGAACCATCCGCCCAGAACCTTCTCCAAAGTGAGCTGCACCTGGTACAGATACAGCAGAgccacagcccagctgtctaCACACCACCGCGGCATCATTCATGTCCCAGTTACGCTGATAAACGGTCCCCCATTCGCCCCAGCGATACACctccactctcccagaacaAGGGCTGCTTCCATTCACCAGCCTCACATCAGCAGGCTCTGTGGAGACACAGGAGATACAGTTatgtccaaatcaaaaatattgtTTAGTTCTCTTATGAGAGAAAACATACATGTGAATATGACATATCTAATAGaacataatttaatttaaaattcaatcGAAACGATTTAATACCGGAAAGGTGGTTATAtccctgtgtatgtgtgagaaTGTATTTCACCTGAACATGTCAGTGTTACAGTATGATTTGTACAGTTCTGTTCTGGTCCAGTTGGGGTGACACATTCATGTAGGAAGGACTCCTGTCCTTCACAGTGGAAGCCTTTATACCAGATGGGACCTTCTCCTTCACCAAAATGGGCCCCCTTGTGTAGAGCTGAAGGAGCCCCACAGTCCAGCTCCCTACAGACAACCTCAGCATCCTGCCAGTCAAAGTTACCATCACACACTGTAGCCCAGGTATCTCCATCTCTAATCTCCAGTCTCCCAGAGCACTTCTGAGGCCCCCCCACCAGCTGGACCACTGAGTGACCTACGATGAAAGAAACAACTTTGTCCATAGAAAATTATAGAATAAGTAGTCATTTGTACTTTCTAATGTATCATACAgaattatcttttttttcctgtttgatTTGTAAAAGAATAATTATAAGTACTAGCTTTGCAGTGGCTGTTTCTTACCTGAACAGATCACTCCAGCATCAAGTACATGAGGACGACGGAGTGACCCTGGCATCTTAGCAGCCTCTTGAGATGGACACATAGACAGTGTCGGCTCTGATCCATTACAGGAAACCTGACTATGTAGCTCCTTCCCAGAACCTTCTCCAAAGTGAGCTCTACCAGGAGTGGCTACAGCAGACCCACAGCCCAGCTCTCTACACACCACTGTAGCGTCATTCATGTCCCAGCCAAACTGCATTACTGTCCCCCACTGTCCTCCACGATTGACCTCTACTGTCCCAGCACAGCGATTCCCTCCCTTCACCAGTCTCAGCTCCTCATGTCCTGTAGGTAGAAAAGTCAGAGTCATTGGCTAATTCTTCTACAGTCTAAACACATGCAGGTAGTTAAATCAGCTGCCCATTGTATGTCCGCCCTGCATGTTACCGtcattattaatgtaattagggGCAGAGGGGGCCTGCCATGTGTCTGAGGCTGCCTGGAATGGGCTCCAATAACAGACGTCCGGCTGCATTTCCTGTTTCATCTAACCAGGAGCTGCATTTCAAGCATAAGTAAAATTCAATCCTGTTTAATCTAAGCTGATAATTCAATGCAAGCATCTGGATCAAAATGTTTCTCTGTTACACCTTAAAGTCAGACGCATGACTGACAATTCGGGATTAATGTAACAGGAAGGTAGAGCAGCATACTGGCAGGAGTCTGATTTGTTTAGCAGAGACTTTTATCCCAAAGTATATATTGTGGCGCCGGGCAGACAAAGGCATCGCGGGAAAGACAACGAGGCTCTTTCAAAGGGGAGAACATGCCCTTTTATTATAGCCCTCAAAAGGCACTGAACAAGCACCAGAACCAAGTATAAcagggaaacacagggaggtcacatgacacacgaTCACATACACGGTGAATAACAAGGCATTACAAAGAGACACACGAGGATCAGGCAACGACCGAGTACAAACACAGGTAAGGGCAAACGCGACAACCGGGTACACACAGGCCAGGATTACAGACAAGGGCTGTTTTCAATTGCTCACGAGaaaatatacatacagacacTCCATACCTAACGACTGAGTTCCGTTCCTTCGACTAGGTCATTAAGCGAATTGGCTGACAAGCCAGGAGGCGCCCGTCACCAATATTTCATACTGGTATTTTcggaatatttataaatgttaatATAGTAGTGTTCtgtatactgtaataaacaGCGTGCTCTACCTGCTACGTATTTTCTCTTTATGAGACAGGTGAAAATCTGAGCAAAACTGtaataaaacacagaaaagacTCAGGAGTTCTGTTGTCTAGCATGGCAAAGTTACAGCAAGCTGGCCGATAAGTGGCAACGTTAATCATCAACGGGCAGAGGGGACCCAGTCCCTGGAGGAGacccagtccctggagcaaataAGGAATAAACTCAGGGGCTCAATGGTGAGATCATTCTGCCGACCATGAGATTTGAAATGATGACCTTCAAATCACAGGCACTATCCAATTTGCTGACCCACAAACTGCCCCTCTATTtgcattcattcatccatccatccatccatcaattatctgtaaccacttgtcctgttcaggatCGCGGGGACTACTATTGTCACACACTGCGTTCCTTCTCCCTTGTTCTCTCCCTCTAACGAGCcacacctgttgcctgtttaaTCTTACCTCTCGTTACAGCCCTTGTGTCGATTACCCCAGgggcctctcgtctgctccctcacatgccctgtataAATCTTCGTTCAGTCCTGTGATCCCCAGTCCAgccattgatgttgctgcctgcatttGCTCTCTGTTGTAAATGTGTTCCTGCCTGATCCTCACTACCccgttttgacccctcgtggtctgtttcctttgccctgcCTGGAGTACAGTTTCCTTAATGAAGCCCCTTTTGTTTTCCCCCACGCCTGCCTTcacctctgtccttgccctcaaTGCCctctatcccagaggctacggacgcaaagcagggaacagcccaggattcGGTGCCAACCCAAATCAGGCCCCCCTGTGGTCTGGAATACAGCGGTTTGCTGTATAAATCTCTCTGACAGTATGGATATGATATCGAACTTCAGTATAAGTCAGTAGACATTTTACAAACACTCAAAATATTAACATAATCAATAAAAGTTTATGATGTGGAGATGCCAACCTTCACCCTGAGCTCTGAGAGCTTCTGCTGCAGGTTCCAGTACAAAGAGAAGACTCAGCCCCCACCAGCCTCAAGCCCACCAATCACAATCAGCCCCTACCAGCCTCAAGTCCACCAATCACACTCAGCCCCCACAAACCTCAACCACACCAATCACACTCAGCCCtcagcagcccccaccccaccaatcACACTCAGCCCCCACCAGCACCAACTCGCCCAATCACACTCAGCGTTACCTTATTAGACACAGGGCAGAAAACTCTCTAATAGTTCAAACAGGTAAAGCAACAAATCAGAAGAAGCTACTGTATATTTCTCCATATATACCAACACATCACATCACCACTGCTGGATAATGGAAAGAAACAAAGACCGGAAATGAGAGAAAAGGCCACAAGATAGAAAATGACTTCAGAGCAGAGAAGAAAACACAGCCATATATGTGGAGAATGCTAAAAATCGCCCATGAAGTAAAGAGACAAAtcaatatctgtactgtatttataataatataattatttttatatttaccCCAAAAGAGGGACAAAACTGCGTGCATTGTGGTCCATTCTCAGATGATGACAGGTATTTAGTTATTCTTAAAAAATTTGTTGTACAAGAAAGTGTAAAATGTTTCCACCAAACCCAACATCTACAAGCTGTGAGCTGtttaaaattatacatataatcAAATTACAGATGCTCTTTAGACCTGTGTcaggcaaaaataaaaacaactagatataaaaactaaatatggAATAATATCAGatattcattcatcttcaggtCAGAGCCAGAAGACCCTATAAGTGATACAGGTAGTTTCTGACGGGACGTCGACTCGCCCGACATCTTCACTTCGCCTCGGACAGGGTCTGCTGGTGCTGATACCCATCTAGGCTCCACACTGGCTAGGACCGGTACTGCTTCAGCAACTAAATATCTACATATAACATGATACTGAGAAAATCACACGGCAGCAGACGTGTAACCAAAGGGAAACAGTTTGTCAAAAACGCAAAGAATCCTCCCATATAATTTATGCACCCGTGACTGACCACATGACCCCGAAAATCTGACTCCAGCTTCTAAACAAGATCCTGGCTGAAT
This genomic window from Paramormyrops kingsleyae isolate MSU_618 chromosome 22, PKINGS_0.4, whole genome shotgun sequence contains:
- the LOC140581702 gene encoding antigen WC1.1-like, coding for MSVSISGHRGIRLIGGSHMCSGRVEIQHGRTWGSVCNADFDWQDAEVVCRSLGCGEPAQLLGGAAFGQGEGGVWSEEFQCQGNESHLVFCPKMTHNRTCGHENDVGLVCSGYTRFRLRDGPDHCSGRVEMRYHGTWGTLCDASWDMRVATVLCQQLKCGGAVAALGQAWFGGGTGPIWPDVFHCQGNETRLSQCAVSPWRRTACSHGQDTGVVCTGSTPSSSDGGVRLLSGGSDCEGWVEVYYNQTWQKVHQESWSFIDASVVCRQLGCGSATNIYRSYLSRTGDSDKCVTGFHCSGTESHLGKCRPPHVLNCRPSDQVSMVCSNHRSLRLVGGGSDCAGRLEVFHRGSWGTVCHESWALPEAQVVCRQLRCGTALSGQIPVPTYFGPGTGPIWLSKLGCVGNESSLWDCPSVEWGGKDCGHKQDVGVVCSEHKELRLSEGCSGHTEVYYNGTWASVCFDGLEQPTVAVICRHLGCGDKGTVTKTISRLSPDLKGLDFGKCRSHDTSLWQCPSSSKGPNGCSEAARTSCSDAEKLKSPSDFMLCRSSSDLNFCTNRLPLRLTGGTDTCSGRVEVYHSGSWGTVCDDSWDLRDAMVVCRQLGCGPALGAEGGGRFGRGDGAIWLDEVNCKGSELHLWHCSYSLKQSDCSHRQDAGVTCAGVTEITPDVTGPPTVTETQTDQSDPTVSSVVLGLLISVLLLLVVRLVYRNWVLTRELSENDNKQLPPAIYEEIDYKRAQVKRGSDLPDEQLSGYEDVGEAEGVNLLEKMITGDDPENYGDHVCEKETPEKLKAVDTLEYYNDNPADQTPDYDDVTDSQTNDYDDVTDSQTKDYDVVSVQHHPDSQPDLHHSHPVGHMTELSFTQEWGLPNDDITNYDDVGEGLL